A stretch of Sulfurimonas autotrophica DSM 16294 DNA encodes these proteins:
- a CDS encoding divergent polysaccharide deacetylase family protein, producing MAKRKKRTKKKSSSTLLKYTAWTLAIIALVLTSLIVGYYLGVNNEKTKTIVKEKVIVKEKKTAKIPKAPVSVNKRLKEVLKKETKAYASAAHEIDDETLANPPKAKAKKVEIYTSKPKLAIIIDDMQTTSQVRAVKSLHLNVTMSFLPPRAARPNSAKLASHEKFYMVHLPMEAMHFSAEEPHTLRIYDSQQKISAKIKDIKKLFPKVGYINNHTGSKFTANEVAMNRLIFALNTNHIHFIDSRTTAKTMAPKVLKNFGLKYVSRDVFLDHHMDKPYILKQIKKAIAVAKSHGSAIAIGHPHKNTLQALYESKDLFKDVELVQVNKIY from the coding sequence ATGGCAAAAAGAAAAAAAAGAACAAAGAAAAAGAGTAGTTCCACTTTATTAAAATATACAGCATGGACGTTGGCGATCATAGCACTTGTATTGACATCTTTGATAGTAGGATATTATTTAGGAGTCAATAATGAAAAAACAAAAACAATTGTAAAAGAAAAAGTGATTGTAAAAGAGAAAAAAACGGCTAAAATCCCAAAAGCTCCTGTAAGTGTAAATAAAAGACTTAAAGAAGTACTAAAAAAAGAGACAAAAGCATATGCCTCAGCAGCACATGAAATAGATGATGAAACATTGGCAAATCCACCTAAAGCGAAAGCAAAAAAAGTAGAAATCTATACATCAAAACCAAAATTGGCTATTATTATAGATGATATGCAGACTACTTCGCAGGTAAGAGCTGTAAAAAGCTTACACCTTAATGTTACTATGTCATTTCTTCCACCGCGTGCGGCAAGACCGAATTCTGCAAAGCTGGCATCGCATGAAAAATTTTATATGGTGCATTTACCAATGGAAGCAATGCATTTTAGTGCAGAGGAGCCGCATACACTACGTATATATGATTCTCAACAAAAAATTTCTGCAAAAATTAAAGATATTAAAAAGTTATTTCCAAAAGTTGGATATATTAATAATCATACGGGCAGTAAGTTTACTGCAAATGAGGTTGCAATGAACAGGCTGATTTTTGCACTTAATACAAATCATATTCATTTTATTGATAGCAGAACGACAGCAAAAACGATGGCACCAAAAGTGTTGAAAAACTTTGGTTTGAAATATGTTTCGCGTGATGTATTTTTAGATCACCATATGGACAAACCATACATATTAAAGCAAATTAAAAAAGCAATTGCTGTTGCCAAATCTCATGGAAGTGCCATTGCCATAGGTCACCCTCATAAAAATACATTGCAAGCTTTGTATGAATCAAAAGATTTATTCAAAGATGTTGAATTAGTTCAGGTCAATAAAATATATTAA
- the rpsF gene encoding 30S ribosomal protein S6 produces MRHYENLVIVKPTFTAEEIQASIKAVEEVITSNGGEIAATNAMGMRKLAYPIDKNERGYYYVIYYSVAPAAIAEIERRFRINEDLLRFVTIKYDSNREIKAWNGFVEKANKAPEAPKAEEAPKAEEAPKAEEAPKAEEAPKVEESPATEAAAE; encoded by the coding sequence ATGAGACACTACGAAAACTTAGTAATCGTAAAACCTACATTTACTGCAGAAGAAATCCAAGCTAGCATCAAAGCTGTTGAAGAAGTTATTACTTCAAACGGTGGAGAAATTGCAGCGACAAACGCTATGGGAATGAGAAAATTAGCATACCCAATTGATAAAAACGAACGTGGTTATTACTATGTAATCTACTATTCAGTAGCTCCGGCTGCAATCGCTGAAATTGAAAGACGTTTCCGTATCAACGAAGACCTTTTAAGATTTGTTACTATCAAATATGATTCAAACCGTGAAATAAAAGCATGGAATGGTTTTGTTGAAAAAGCAAACAAAGCACCTGAGGCTCCAAAAGCAGAAGAAGCTCCAAAAGCAGAAGAAGCTCCAAAAGCAGAAGAAGCTCCAAAAGCAGAAGAAGCTCCAAAAGTAGAAGAATCTCCAGCAACAGAAGCAGCAGCTGAGTAA
- a CDS encoding single-stranded DNA-binding protein: MFNKIILVGNLTRDIELRYSQGGMGIAKTAIATSRKFTSNGEKKEEVCFVDITFFGRSAEVANQYLRKGSKILVEGRLNFEQWVDQNGQKRSKHSVIVETMQMLDSKGDNQGSGYNAPAQNGGYNAPAQGEPQGYQQPAQQQQQSYQPQQQQNSYNNNQAASQSREMPSSNSIPEIDIDEDEIPF, translated from the coding sequence ATGTTCAATAAAATAATTTTAGTTGGTAACTTGACACGCGATATCGAGCTTAGATACTCTCAAGGTGGAATGGGAATTGCAAAAACTGCAATTGCTACAAGCCGTAAATTCACCAGTAATGGAGAAAAAAAAGAGGAGGTCTGTTTTGTAGATATTACATTCTTCGGAAGAAGTGCCGAAGTTGCAAACCAATACCTCAGAAAAGGAAGCAAAATCCTTGTTGAGGGAAGATTAAACTTTGAACAATGGGTTGACCAAAATGGACAAAAAAGATCTAAACACTCTGTTATTGTAGAAACTATGCAAATGCTTGACTCCAAAGGGGACAACCAAGGCAGCGGTTACAATGCACCGGCACAAAACGGTGGATATAACGCACCTGCTCAGGGGGAGCCTCAAGGCTACCAACAACCTGCTCAACAACAGCAGCAAAGTTATCAGCCACAGCAACAACAAAATAGCTACAATAATAATCAAGCAGCGTCTCAGAGTCGTGAAATGCCAAGTAGCAACTCAATTCCTGAAATTGATATAGATGAAGATGAAATTCCATTTTAG
- the rpsR gene encoding 30S ribosomal protein S18, which produces MSEKRKYKKRYCKYCEAKVDFMDYKEVASLRFSLSERYKIMPRRLTGNCKRHQDMITVVIKRARAAALVPYTVSRKQVVTAPFENLR; this is translated from the coding sequence ATGTCAGAAAAAAGAAAATACAAAAAAAGATATTGTAAATACTGTGAAGCAAAAGTTGACTTCATGGATTACAAAGAAGTAGCAAGTTTACGTTTTTCATTATCAGAAAGATATAAAATTATGCCACGTCGTTTAACAGGTAACTGTAAACGTCATCAAGATATGATTACAGTAGTAATTAAACGTGCTCGTGCAGCAGCTTTAGTTCCATACACTGTAAGTCGCAAGCAAGTTGTAACTGCACCATTTGAAAACCTAAGATAG
- a CDS encoding sensor histidine kinase produces the protein MKLTTKIYLLQFILGLLLLSFLLFTYLFYQKQYKADIQRFVDNKVVFYKKQLLSSYNQAAQVLISKKQLLKQIHIAALKILRSDMNMDLEELKKQLTKKFHLGDIDLNIFLINKNYIIYKTTFPKDLGFNLGMIKEAKIFLNETTKDSKIYISNFVSTDLLDMKYKLYAYSLLKDNTYLEVGITDNKIGSIWNSIIAQNNATVNKIKFYTIYEDKQKYYYYDMLKGIKKSNKNEYYKDRQKFFKTKHGYNNIINAYLTHEIAATKKGNSERVVVPFFDKDMYSKIGVTNIIMQLDIDIFPQVHALQHFERIFFVSVTFIVGFLIFIFFLIQNNFTKPIEVIIKSINKKEPVQDNALLDKNDELGIVAKEYNTLLESLKKEILTNTQLLNENKRFIADTVHQIRTPLANIMMNSDMVKLTATDSSSDEFIDQINSSINMLTNSYEDLSYIISHDSIVYAPVNLSLSEVLQQRISFFTTIAKVNHKVIVGNIQEDIDFTINQIELERLIDNNISNAVKYADINKPITINLIQSDDIIRLSFSSYSEPIKNKEKLFDKNYRENENKRGLGLGLNMVKSICEKYAIFYSVQYAERQNIFIYEFRV, from the coding sequence TTGAAGCTCACTACAAAAATATATCTGCTGCAGTTTATCTTAGGATTACTACTGTTGTCCTTTTTGCTCTTTACCTATCTGTTCTATCAAAAACAATATAAAGCAGATATACAACGCTTTGTAGATAACAAGGTGGTTTTTTATAAAAAGCAATTATTGTCATCGTACAATCAGGCTGCACAAGTATTGATTTCTAAAAAACAGCTTCTCAAGCAGATTCACATTGCAGCACTAAAAATACTTCGTAGTGATATGAATATGGATCTGGAGGAATTAAAAAAGCAATTGACTAAAAAGTTTCATTTAGGCGATATCGATTTAAATATTTTTTTGATTAATAAAAACTACATTATTTATAAAACGACATTTCCTAAAGATTTGGGATTCAATCTGGGTATGATAAAAGAAGCTAAAATTTTTTTGAATGAAACAACAAAGGATTCTAAAATTTATATTTCAAATTTTGTGTCAACAGATTTGCTTGATATGAAATATAAACTTTACGCGTATTCTCTTTTAAAAGACAACACTTACTTGGAAGTCGGAATAACGGATAATAAAATTGGAAGTATATGGAACTCCATAATAGCCCAAAACAATGCGACAGTAAATAAGATAAAATTTTATACTATCTATGAAGATAAACAAAAATATTATTATTATGACATGTTAAAAGGGATAAAAAAGAGTAACAAAAATGAATACTATAAAGATAGGCAAAAATTTTTTAAAACAAAGCATGGGTATAATAATATAATTAATGCCTACCTTACACACGAAATAGCAGCAACAAAAAAAGGAAATAGTGAGAGAGTAGTTGTACCGTTCTTTGATAAAGATATGTATTCTAAAATTGGTGTTACAAATATTATTATGCAGTTAGATATTGATATCTTTCCTCAGGTGCATGCATTACAACACTTTGAGCGTATATTTTTTGTTTCTGTCACATTCATTGTAGGGTTTTTGATTTTTATCTTTTTTCTCATTCAAAATAATTTTACAAAGCCGATTGAAGTGATTATAAAAAGTATTAACAAAAAAGAACCTGTACAAGATAATGCCTTACTAGACAAAAATGATGAACTCGGAATTGTTGCCAAGGAGTACAACACTCTTTTAGAATCTTTAAAGAAAGAAATACTAACCAATACGCAGCTATTGAATGAAAATAAAAGATTTATCGCCGATACAGTACATCAAATAAGAACACCGCTTGCAAATATAATGATGAACAGTGACATGGTAAAGTTAACAGCAACAGACAGCTCGTCTGATGAATTTATAGACCAAATTAACTCGTCAATTAATATGCTCACAAATTCATATGAAGATCTGTCTTATATTATTTCACATGACAGTATCGTGTATGCACCAGTAAACTTGTCATTGAGTGAAGTACTTCAACAGAGAATCTCTTTTTTCACAACGATTGCAAAAGTGAACCATAAAGTGATTGTTGGCAATATTCAAGAGGATATTGATTTTACAATAAATCAAATAGAGTTGGAGAGACTGATAGATAATAATATTTCCAATGCTGTTAAATATGCTGACATCAATAAGCCCATAACTATAAACCTAATTCAAAGTGATGATATTATAAGATTGTCTTTTTCTTCTTACTCAGAACCTATCAAAAACAAAGAAAAGCTTTTTGATAAAAACTATAGAGAAAATGAAAATAAAAGAGGGTTGGGATTAGGGTTGAATATGGTGAAAAGTATATGTGAAAAGTATGCTATATTTTATTCTGTACAGTATGCTGAGAGACAAAATATATTTATATATGAGTTTAGAGTTTAA
- a CDS encoding TonB-dependent receptor codes for MKQIQIAKFVIIVYASTLNALMLEPISIEAPLENIATTEVDEELQTNAQTLSEKLLNQVSINQIDSSTNASVISIRGNDFRATDYYEDGVPLYKTANGFVDTSMYIDNSLKVDLNFGGAPSLYAPSAVGGEIVLTSKKLKSGLHGYADTSISTNNRKLETLVSYKTDKYYVKAMLNGFKQDRFILSNDFAYTPIQPDKERVNSDKEQFGGYLKTGYKMSEHSDIAFKISYLKGDFGLPVQVYNEPSNAFSTAADYQRTDNKELNSYWFYYDYKINTLTLKLRSYYDAYTDTFNFYNSPSFTTLKYDESIYEDSRLGSILSVGYDYSQKSSALVTLRVDRNRHRTKDGDTNSYRDYEAIESSLSYLHKYQYNKNILLTASLAYKIQNLTQAYRYNNTDIDYKDNKAVDGQLTCNYVYNKEQSYYMSIAKKNRFASMVELYPFFPWDTATQYVKPERSKSLEIGTELKVIKNTKLKLATYYNRVDDMILFDGNQYENSDAATIKGVELSLYNYSFENQNIEFSYAYTDAKDKEDKRVILIPASKLNITDEIFFQSNTSFLVTYLYVGSRDDVYNSKTYSLESYSLIDTQISYAPKTNLTLKGGVKNLLDENCASRHGQPAPGRAFFLSLKYKF; via the coding sequence TTGAAACAGATTCAAATAGCTAAATTTGTAATCATTGTCTACGCAAGTACGCTAAATGCGTTAATGCTTGAGCCTATCAGCATTGAAGCGCCCTTAGAAAATATTGCGACAACTGAAGTTGATGAAGAGTTGCAGACAAATGCACAAACTCTTTCAGAAAAACTATTGAATCAAGTCAGCATAAACCAAATAGATAGCTCAACCAATGCCAGTGTGATTTCTATCAGAGGAAATGACTTTAGAGCTACGGATTACTATGAAGACGGAGTGCCGCTGTATAAAACCGCAAATGGTTTTGTCGATACTTCTATGTATATTGACAACAGTCTCAAAGTTGACCTGAACTTTGGAGGTGCTCCAAGTTTATATGCTCCTTCTGCTGTAGGTGGAGAAATTGTATTGACTTCTAAAAAACTAAAGAGTGGACTTCACGGTTATGCCGATACCTCTATATCTACAAATAATCGTAAACTTGAAACACTCGTATCCTATAAAACAGATAAATATTATGTAAAAGCTATGCTCAATGGTTTTAAACAAGACCGCTTCATCCTTTCAAATGATTTTGCATATACGCCTATTCAGCCAGATAAAGAAAGAGTTAATTCTGATAAAGAACAGTTTGGAGGATATCTGAAAACGGGCTATAAAATGAGTGAACATAGCGACATTGCTTTTAAGATTTCTTATCTAAAAGGAGATTTTGGACTTCCTGTTCAAGTGTATAATGAACCTTCAAATGCTTTCTCAACGGCCGCTGATTATCAAAGAACAGACAACAAAGAACTCAATTCCTACTGGTTTTACTATGATTACAAAATTAACACCCTTACATTGAAACTGCGATCTTATTATGATGCCTATACAGACACATTTAACTTTTATAATTCGCCAAGTTTTACAACTTTAAAATATGATGAATCCATATATGAAGATAGTAGACTAGGAAGCATCCTCTCTGTCGGATATGATTACTCTCAAAAGAGCAGTGCTTTAGTAACGCTTCGAGTAGATAGAAATAGACATAGAACAAAAGATGGAGACACCAATAGCTATAGAGACTATGAAGCAATAGAGAGTTCATTGTCCTATCTTCATAAATATCAATACAATAAAAATATTTTATTAACAGCATCTTTGGCATATAAAATACAAAATCTTACTCAAGCATATAGATATAACAATACTGATATTGACTATAAAGATAACAAAGCAGTTGATGGACAGCTTACATGTAACTATGTATATAATAAGGAACAGTCTTACTATATGTCAATTGCAAAAAAGAACAGATTTGCTTCAATGGTGGAACTCTATCCGTTCTTTCCATGGGATACGGCTACGCAATATGTAAAACCGGAAAGATCAAAGAGTCTAGAGATTGGCACAGAGTTAAAAGTTATAAAAAATACAAAACTTAAATTGGCAACATATTACAACAGAGTAGATGATATGATCCTGTTTGACGGCAACCAATACGAAAACAGTGATGCGGCTACAATAAAAGGAGTAGAACTAAGTCTCTATAATTATTCTTTTGAAAACCAGAATATAGAATTTTCATATGCCTATACAGATGCAAAAGATAAAGAAGATAAAAGAGTGATACTTATTCCTGCATCAAAGTTAAATATAACAGATGAAATATTCTTTCAATCCAATACCAGTTTTTTAGTAACGTATCTGTATGTAGGCTCAAGAGACGATGTGTATAATTCAAAAACATATAGCTTAGAGAGCTATTCTCTCATAGACACCCAAATATCATATGCTCCAAAAACGAACCTTACTCTCAAAGGCGGCGTAAAAAATCTGCTTGATGAGAACTGTGCAAGCAGACATGGACAACCCGCTCCCGGTAGAGCTTTTTTTCTAAGTCTAAAGTATAAATTTTGA
- a CDS encoding response regulator transcription factor, producing MKALLVEDDIQLNTTVKKFLQLQNYNIVSIFDGEEAINIIDEERFDVYIIDINLPNISGLEIVKYIRKKDLISPIIIMTASLEVNNFVDAYDNGCSEYIKKPFHLKELQIRMQHLLKNNSSDIFVVNDRIKYDFANEELKIDNATIRLRKKVNRVLQILLKNINHTVKTEEIISYVWENEIKESYPLRQLVADLRKEFNFDKNYIISQPSVGYKFETDSNS from the coding sequence ATGAAAGCATTATTGGTGGAAGATGACATTCAATTAAATACTACTGTAAAAAAATTCTTGCAATTACAAAACTACAATATCGTGAGTATATTTGATGGAGAAGAAGCGATTAATATCATAGATGAAGAACGGTTTGATGTTTACATCATAGATATAAACCTGCCTAACATCAGTGGACTGGAAATAGTAAAATATATCAGGAAAAAAGATCTTATAAGTCCAATAATCATAATGACGGCTTCACTCGAAGTTAATAATTTTGTAGATGCGTATGATAATGGTTGTAGTGAATACATTAAAAAACCTTTTCATCTTAAAGAGCTGCAAATAAGGATGCAACATTTATTGAAAAATAATTCTTCTGATATATTTGTTGTGAATGATCGAATAAAATATGATTTTGCCAATGAAGAGTTAAAGATAGATAATGCTACTATTCGCCTAAGAAAAAAAGTAAACAGGGTACTGCAGATTTTACTTAAAAACATCAACCATACCGTTAAAACAGAAGAGATTATCAGTTATGTATGGGAAAATGAAATTAAGGAAAGCTATCCATTGAGACAGCTTGTAGCTGATTTACGAAAAGAATTTAATTTTGACAAAAACTACATCATATCGCAGCCGAGTGTCGGGTACAAATTTGAAACAGATTCAAATAGCTAA
- a CDS encoding GGDEF domain-containing protein: MKRSAKVLDFGFNIENPHYNSAQLSIICSLALVLGLLTSSIIAFFVDQSLFAFFEITIAAVSFICIGIYLKYKNVKVLTFSTTILFLVAILSYYIYAEKSMFSIAWLFFFPLVAFLLNGLKVGTILTGIYIVTIFIYSYIGHKGAISSTDTLQVLFGLLIFSGLVYLFEYSRKEAFSKMMDAIHQLEKLSYVDELTQLYNRHFLNIHILNNEELNDKSVLFYIADIDNFKAYNDTYGHQKGDEALVQIADATKKAIGDDNTHFVIRLGGEEFGGFIFDEENPQQRIEEFFKVVESLSIEHINNEYSTTCTISAGAVYCENWDAKNFSKIYKITDEALYEAKKNGKNQVIYKNMINEE; the protein is encoded by the coding sequence ATGAAAAGATCTGCTAAAGTATTAGATTTTGGCTTTAACATTGAAAATCCACACTATAACTCTGCACAATTATCTATAATATGTTCTCTTGCTTTAGTGCTCGGTCTGCTTACTTCAAGCATTATTGCTTTTTTTGTAGACCAATCTTTATTCGCTTTTTTTGAAATTACTATTGCAGCAGTCTCTTTCATTTGTATTGGAATATATTTGAAATACAAAAATGTGAAAGTATTGACATTTTCAACGACGATATTGTTTCTTGTAGCAATACTGAGTTACTATATTTATGCAGAAAAATCTATGTTTAGCATTGCATGGCTTTTTTTCTTTCCCTTAGTAGCATTTTTGTTAAATGGTTTAAAAGTCGGAACTATATTAACGGGTATATATATTGTGACAATCTTTATTTATTCATATATAGGACATAAAGGCGCTATCAGTTCTACAGATACATTACAGGTTCTATTTGGACTACTTATATTTTCTGGTTTAGTGTACCTGTTTGAATATAGCAGAAAAGAAGCTTTTAGTAAAATGATGGATGCAATTCACCAACTGGAAAAACTCTCGTATGTTGATGAATTGACGCAATTGTATAATAGACATTTTTTAAACATACATATTTTAAATAATGAAGAATTAAATGACAAATCAGTATTATTCTATATTGCAGATATTGATAATTTTAAAGCATATAATGACACCTATGGGCATCAAAAAGGTGATGAAGCATTGGTGCAAATAGCTGATGCAACAAAAAAAGCGATTGGAGATGACAATACCCATTTTGTTATAAGACTCGGTGGAGAAGAGTTCGGGGGATTTATTTTTGATGAAGAAAATCCGCAACAGCGCATTGAAGAGTTTTTCAAAGTGGTGGAGTCCTTGTCCATAGAGCATATTAACAATGAGTATTCTACAACCTGTACCATTTCAGCAGGTGCTGTTTATTGTGAAAATTGGGATGCAAAAAACTTTTCAAAAATATACAAGATTACCGATGAAGCTCTTTATGAGGCTAAAAAAAATGGAAAGAATCAAGTAATATATAAAAATATGATAAATGAGGAATAA
- the serB gene encoding phosphoserine phosphatase SerB: protein MATLYTKERKFMLKLAVFDFDSTLMDGETIDFFADELGIGEEVARITEEAMSGRLDFFESLQQRVGLLKGLDFEVVEKISHNLPYMPGARETIAELKSRGIKVVCFSGGFRTATSYAKEILGYDADFSNALHVKNGKLTGLVGGDMMFNFSKGDMLVRLQNILGVSEEETLVCGDGANDLSMFVHAGTRIAFCAREILKREANIIVDTKDLTQILKEI, encoded by the coding sequence ATTGCGACATTATATACAAAAGAGAGAAAATTTATGCTAAAACTTGCAGTATTTGACTTTGATTCTACATTAATGGACGGCGAAACGATTGATTTTTTTGCCGATGAATTAGGAATAGGAGAAGAAGTTGCCCGCATTACAGAAGAGGCAATGAGTGGACGGCTTGATTTTTTTGAGTCTTTGCAGCAAAGAGTCGGGCTTTTAAAAGGGCTGGATTTTGAAGTTGTTGAAAAAATATCGCATAACCTGCCTTATATGCCTGGAGCACGTGAGACAATAGCGGAGCTTAAAAGCAGAGGCATAAAAGTAGTCTGCTTTAGCGGCGGTTTTAGAACGGCTACTTCTTATGCAAAAGAGATTTTAGGTTATGATGCCGATTTTTCCAATGCTTTACATGTAAAGAACGGAAAACTTACTGGTCTTGTAGGCGGAGACATGATGTTTAACTTCTCAAAAGGAGATATGCTCGTTCGTCTTCAAAATATTTTGGGTGTAAGCGAAGAAGAAACATTGGTTTGTGGTGACGGTGCAAATGACCTGTCAATGTTTGTCCATGCAGGCACACGAATTGCCTTTTGCGCAAGAGAGATTTTAAAGCGTGAAGCAAATATAATAGTAGATACAAAAGATTTGACACAAATATTAAAGGAAATATAA
- a CDS encoding methylenetetrahydrofolate reductase: protein MFDTLIEKLKNDTYITLETTPGHSATFTPTIDKIEALGLAELIDGFSTTDNPLAKLKYNALFAAKLLQDRFNKPVIATMSMRDRNKIALQSDLLGANEFNIRAILALTGDPATISDQPNTKGVFEADSSLLLDIIAALNSGMDYAAKPFSVAPKHIHPFAVVNSYAKNPKILQKKMQKKIKHGAIGIITQPVYDLENAKQLLELKDNANKECCRENKNAELILGVFPITKLRTAQFLASHVPGINVPPCWIDKLRQANIKGVEEEYKVGFELSKKLFEDLKQLHPKIHLMTANQFQIAKEILL, encoded by the coding sequence TTGTTTGACACACTCATAGAGAAATTAAAAAACGATACATATATTACTTTAGAAACAACACCTGGGCACTCGGCAACCTTTACGCCTACTATAGATAAAATAGAAGCGCTGGGACTTGCAGAGTTGATTGACGGATTTTCTACAACAGACAATCCTTTGGCAAAACTAAAGTACAATGCCCTTTTTGCTGCCAAACTACTGCAAGACAGATTTAACAAGCCCGTTATAGCAACAATGAGCATGAGAGACAGAAATAAAATCGCCCTGCAATCTGACCTCTTGGGTGCGAATGAGTTTAACATCCGGGCTATTTTGGCACTCACCGGAGATCCTGCTACAATCTCAGACCAGCCAAATACAAAAGGCGTTTTTGAAGCTGACAGTTCTTTATTGCTAGACATCATTGCCGCTTTAAACTCCGGTATGGACTATGCTGCTAAGCCTTTTAGCGTTGCGCCAAAACATATACACCCTTTCGCCGTAGTTAATTCTTATGCAAAAAATCCAAAAATATTACAAAAAAAGATGCAAAAGAAGATCAAACACGGAGCAATAGGCATTATCACTCAGCCAGTCTATGATTTGGAAAATGCAAAACAACTTTTAGAACTCAAAGATAACGCAAACAAAGAGTGCTGCCGCGAGAATAAAAATGCAGAACTTATTTTAGGTGTTTTTCCCATCACAAAACTGCGTACAGCACAATTTTTGGCATCACATGTACCAGGCATAAACGTACCACCATGCTGGATAGACAAACTGCGCCAAGCCAATATAAAAGGTGTAGAAGAAGAGTATAAAGTGGGATTTGAGCTGAGTAAAAAGCTTTTTGAAGACCTCAAGCAGCTACATCCGAAAATTCATTTGATGACAGCAAATCAATTTCAGATTGCCAAAGAAATTCTCTTATAA